One part of the Phragmites australis chromosome 3, lpPhrAust1.1, whole genome shotgun sequence genome encodes these proteins:
- the LOC133911770 gene encoding uncharacterized protein LOC133911770 has product MEGGEIKKPRPPASYRSAAALGLIPSIDGSHAAPTRPSHLRSIDQCRSMGSGKVSPGAVAGASGPPPGAVCCMCGDRGLLPELFRCSACSVRSQHTYCTYRYPKAESYGTCNWCLRADGGVPSTSNSPRSAGKAAVRPAAQGDTTGGVGGGSGRSPKVAARGDFASSNLSKPIKKQQQRRLLLRGSASDLGSRVRADHDDPPSPGVARGRPRVRRYKLLEEVMITS; this is encoded by the exons ATGGAGGGAGGAGAAATCAAGAAGCCGCGACCTCCTGCAAGCTATCGATCGGCAGCAGCCTTGGGTTTGATCCCATCGATCGATGGGTCGCATGCCGCGCCGACTCGACCCAGCCATCTGAGATCGATCGATCAGTGTCGATCCATGGGGAGCGGCAAGGTGTCCCCAGGCGCCGTTGCCGGCGCGAGCGGGCCGCCGCCGGGCGCCGTGTGCTGCATGTGTGGCGACCGCGGCCTCCTGCCCGAGCTCTTCCGCTGCTCCGCCTGCTCCGTCCGCTCCCAGCACAC ATACTGCACGTATCGGTACCCGAAGGCGGAGTCGTACGGCACCTGCAACTGGTGTCTGAGGGCGGACGGAGGTGTGCCTTCTACTTCTAACTCGCCGAGATCCGCTGGCAAAGCGGCCGTCCggccggcagctcagggcgacACGaccggcggcgtcggcggcggcagtGGCAGATCACCCAAGGTTGCAGCTCGTGGCGACTTCGCGTCGTCGAACCTAAGCAAGCCTATCAAGAAGCAACAGCAGCGGCGGCTCCTGCTGCGTGGATCGGCGTCGGACCTTGGCAGCCGCGTCCGCGCCGACCACGACGATCCGCCGTCGCCCGGCGTCGCGCGGGGCAGGCCGAGGGTCCGGAGGTACAAGCTCTTGGAAGAGGTGATGATCACTAGCTAG